One Rhododendron vialii isolate Sample 1 chromosome 2a, ASM3025357v1 genomic region harbors:
- the LOC131316623 gene encoding short-chain dehydrogenase TIC 32, chloroplastic-like, protein MWILGRKGSSGFSACSTAEEVTQGIDGTGLTSIVTGASSGIGKETTRVLALRGVHVVMAVRNTDRGTIVKEAILKENSSAKVDVMELDVSSMASVRKLASEYTSSGHPLNLLINNAGVNAPFALTEDNIELMFGTNHIGHFLLTNLLFETMKSTARESQREGRIVIVASEGHRLVPRGGIRFDKINDESSFNVWSAYGQSKLANILHANELAKHLKEEGAGITCNSLDPGPVATDIMRHHSIINGLVNMFIKYLVKNTPQGAATTCYVALHPQVKGVSGEYFSNSNVGKRTALAKDEELAKKLWDFSLSLTNPK, encoded by the exons ATGTGGATTCTTGGAAGAAAGGGCTCATCTGGGTTCTCAGCCTGTTCTACAGCTGAGGAGGTTACCCAAGGAATTGATGGAACGGGCCTCACTTCTATAGttacag GTGCATCAAGCGGTATTGGCAAAGAGACGACGCGCGTCCTTGCCTTGCGCGGTGTACATGTAGTTATGGCAGTCAGAAATACAGATCGCGGTACAATAGTGAAAGAAGCTATACTTAAGGAAAATTCCAGTGCGAAAGTCGATGTCATGGAATTAGATGTCAGCTCAATGGCGTCTGTCAGGAAATTAGCTTCCGAGTATACGTCCTCGGGCCATCCTTTAAACCTCCTCAT TAACAATGCAGGGGTGAATGCTCCTTTCGCGCTCACCGAAGACAACATAGAACTGATGTTTGGAACTAACCACATAG gtcattttcttttgacaaaTCTTTTGTTCGAGACCATGAAAAGCACAGCACGCGAAAGTCAGAGAGAAGGAAGGATTGTCATCGTGGCCTCAGAGGGTCATCGGCTTGTGCCCCGTGGAGGAATTCGTTTTGATAAGATCAACGACGAATCTAG TTTCAATGTATGGTCTGCTTATGGACAATCGAAGCTCGCTAACATATTGCATGCTAATGAGCTGGCCAAGCACTTGAAG GAAGAAGGGGCGGGCATAACTTGCAATTCACTTGATCCTGGACCCGTTGCCACCGACATTATGCGTCACCATAGCATTATCAACG GTCTTGTGAATATGTTTATTAAATATTTGGTGAAAAATACTCCTCAG GGAGCGGCGACAACATGCTATGTGGCATTGCATCCGCAAGTTAAGGGGGTGAGCGGGGAGTATTTTTCCAACAGTAATGTAGGAAAACGGACTGCTTTGGCGAAAGACGAAGAACTAGCAAAGAAATTGTGGGATTTCAGCTTGAGCTTGACGAATCCCAAGTGA